From Astyanax mexicanus isolate ESR-SI-001 chromosome 16, AstMex3_surface, whole genome shotgun sequence, one genomic window encodes:
- the si:zfos-943e10.1 gene encoding GRAM domain-containing protein 2B isoform X2, translating to MENEKISSPVETADAVADEEVESYQPETGTLPAKTKKGKSIKKKLEPRKAFSLEEEQLELQHQSKSLSRPALPRSLTIGGDRPLERNDSINSNSSFIKHNKTFHKLFPDIPESEDLLHAYICALQREVPYHGRLYITENNVCFHSSVLLKATKVVIPVSNVHVLKKQNTALLVPNALSIRTSVGEKYLFVSLRNREGCYKLLRSICPQLEASANSSPLFSSAENSFDHSKLVNSSQSSLTDAYEELDGADSGLLLQPPPTRLNKGTLLNGSPPTLRVPHREQDESSTEEYSGASWVWSVTDRARSVLIQREATNLNTLLLIYLMLVVLLLLSSGYIGLRIVALEEQLTSLGALPEFTLHSGYKDT from the exons CTATCAGCCAGAGACTGGGACCCTTCCTGCCAAAACGAAGAAGGGGAAGTCAATAAAGAAGAAGCTTGAGCCCAGGAAGGCCTTCAGCCTGGAGGAAGAGCAGCTGGAGCTCCAGCACCAGAGCAAGAGCTTGAGCAGGCCGGCCCTGCCAAG GTCTCTCACAATAGGAGGAGACAGGCCTCTGGAAAGAAATGACAGCATCAATTCAAACAGT AGCTTCATCAAGCACAACAAAACATTCCACAAACTCTTTCCCGACATCCCGGAGAGCGAAGACTTGCTACATG CCTACATCTGTGCCCTGCAGAGAGAGGTGCCTTACCACGGCCGTCTCTACATCACGGAGAATAATGTGTGTTTTCACTCCTCTGTGCTCCTCAAGGCCACCaag GTGGTGATACCTGTATCTAATGTCCATGTATTGAAGAAGCAGAACACAGCCCTGCTGGTGCCAAACGCCCTGTCCATCCGCACTAGCGTGGGAGAGAAG TATCTGTTTGTGTCTTTGCGGAACCGCGAGGGCTGCTACAAGCTGCTGCGCTCCATCTGCCCCCAGCTGGAGGCCAGCGCCAACAGTAGTCCGCTCTTCTCCTCTGCAGAGAACAGCTTCGATCACAGCAAGCTGGTG aACTCAAGCCAGTCTAGCTTAACCGATGCCTATGAAGAGCTGGATGGAGCAGATTCTGGCCTCCTGCTTCAGCCCCCTCCTACCAGACTTAACAAAG GTACACTGTTGAATGGAAGTCCTCCCACATTGAGGGTTCCTCACCGAGAACAAGATGAAAGTTCTACAGAGGAGTACTCAG gagcGTCATGGGTGTGGAGCGTGACTGACAGGGCCAGATCTGTCCTCATTCAGAGAGAAGCCACCAACCTCAACACACTCCTGCTCATCTACTTAATGCT GGTGGTGCTGCTACTGTTGTCCTCTGGCTACATCGGCCTGCGCATTGTGGCTCTGGAGGAGCAGCTGACCTCTTTAGGAGCTCTGCCTGAATTCACTCTACATAGCGG GTACAAAGACACATAA
- the si:zfos-943e10.1 gene encoding GRAM domain-containing protein 2B isoform X3 gives MNRSLSLRLSRRFENHVYSYQPETGTLPAKTKKGKSIKKKLEPRKAFSLEEEQLELQHQSKSLSRPALPRSLTIGGDRPLERNDSINSNSSFIKHNKTFHKLFPDIPESEDLLHAYICALQREVPYHGRLYITENNVCFHSSVLLKATKVVIPVSNVHVLKKQNTALLVPNALSIRTSVGEKYLFVSLRNREGCYKLLRSICPQLEASANSSPLFSSAENSFDHSKLVNSSQSSLTDAYEELDGADSGLLLQPPPTRLNKGTLLNGSPPTLRVPHREQDESSTEEYSGASWVWSVTDRARSVLIQREATNLNTLLLIYLMLVVLLLLSSGYIGLRIVALEEQLTSLGALPEFTLHSGYKDT, from the exons CTATCAGCCAGAGACTGGGACCCTTCCTGCCAAAACGAAGAAGGGGAAGTCAATAAAGAAGAAGCTTGAGCCCAGGAAGGCCTTCAGCCTGGAGGAAGAGCAGCTGGAGCTCCAGCACCAGAGCAAGAGCTTGAGCAGGCCGGCCCTGCCAAG GTCTCTCACAATAGGAGGAGACAGGCCTCTGGAAAGAAATGACAGCATCAATTCAAACAGT AGCTTCATCAAGCACAACAAAACATTCCACAAACTCTTTCCCGACATCCCGGAGAGCGAAGACTTGCTACATG CCTACATCTGTGCCCTGCAGAGAGAGGTGCCTTACCACGGCCGTCTCTACATCACGGAGAATAATGTGTGTTTTCACTCCTCTGTGCTCCTCAAGGCCACCaag GTGGTGATACCTGTATCTAATGTCCATGTATTGAAGAAGCAGAACACAGCCCTGCTGGTGCCAAACGCCCTGTCCATCCGCACTAGCGTGGGAGAGAAG TATCTGTTTGTGTCTTTGCGGAACCGCGAGGGCTGCTACAAGCTGCTGCGCTCCATCTGCCCCCAGCTGGAGGCCAGCGCCAACAGTAGTCCGCTCTTCTCCTCTGCAGAGAACAGCTTCGATCACAGCAAGCTGGTG aACTCAAGCCAGTCTAGCTTAACCGATGCCTATGAAGAGCTGGATGGAGCAGATTCTGGCCTCCTGCTTCAGCCCCCTCCTACCAGACTTAACAAAG GTACACTGTTGAATGGAAGTCCTCCCACATTGAGGGTTCCTCACCGAGAACAAGATGAAAGTTCTACAGAGGAGTACTCAG gagcGTCATGGGTGTGGAGCGTGACTGACAGGGCCAGATCTGTCCTCATTCAGAGAGAAGCCACCAACCTCAACACACTCCTGCTCATCTACTTAATGCT GGTGGTGCTGCTACTGTTGTCCTCTGGCTACATCGGCCTGCGCATTGTGGCTCTGGAGGAGCAGCTGACCTCTTTAGGAGCTCTGCCTGAATTCACTCTACATAGCGG GTACAAAGACACATAA
- the lim2.2 gene encoding lens intrinsic membrane protein 2.2, giving the protein MLYTLAGGGTLCGVAALVLLIVSTATDYWMQYRYSGNLANQGLWRFCINHKCHAHTLTVAFWDATRAFMLLSVLSCFAGVVLGLSAFANGTKNRRVRTGGIALLLSGFLALLALAIYTGVTVNFFGKRYIDWRFSWSYILGWIGIILALAAGVFQLCAYQKNAAEPAPPSASDS; this is encoded by the exons ATGCTGTACACTCTGGCTGGCGGGGGCACACTGTGTGGTGTGGCCGCCCTGGTGCTCCTCATCGTATCTACCGCAACCGACTATTGGATGCAGTATCGGTACTCTGGTAACTTAGCCAATCAGGGCCTCTGGAGGTTTTGCATCAATCACAAGTGCCATGCCCACACACTGACTGTGG CTTTCTGGGATGCGACACGGGCCTTCATGCTGCTGTCTGTTCTGAGCTGCTTCGCTGGAGTGGTGCTGGGCCTCAGCGCCTTCGCCAATGGCACCAAGAACAGGAGGGTCAGAACCGGGGGCATCGCTCTGCTGCTGTCCG gTTTTCTTGCACTGTTAGCTTTGGCAATCTACACTGGAGTGACTGTGAACTTCTTTGGAAAGCGCTACATTGACTGGAGGTTCTCATGGTCCTACATCCTGGGCTGGATAGGAATCATTTTGGCTCTTGCAGCAG GTGTGTTCCAGCTGTGTGCATATCAGAAGAATGCTGCTGAGCCTGCACCTCCGAGTGCTTCTGACAGTTAA
- the si:zfos-943e10.1 gene encoding GRAM domain-containing protein 2B isoform X1: protein MLENKRERLKTFLRKIDEKAIFRIKHLMKESYQPETGTLPAKTKKGKSIKKKLEPRKAFSLEEEQLELQHQSKSLSRPALPRSLTIGGDRPLERNDSINSNSSFIKHNKTFHKLFPDIPESEDLLHAYICALQREVPYHGRLYITENNVCFHSSVLLKATKVVIPVSNVHVLKKQNTALLVPNALSIRTSVGEKYLFVSLRNREGCYKLLRSICPQLEASANSSPLFSSAENSFDHSKLVNSSQSSLTDAYEELDGADSGLLLQPPPTRLNKGTLLNGSPPTLRVPHREQDESSTEEYSGASWVWSVTDRARSVLIQREATNLNTLLLIYLMLVVLLLLSSGYIGLRIVALEEQLTSLGALPEFTLHSGYKDT, encoded by the exons CTATCAGCCAGAGACTGGGACCCTTCCTGCCAAAACGAAGAAGGGGAAGTCAATAAAGAAGAAGCTTGAGCCCAGGAAGGCCTTCAGCCTGGAGGAAGAGCAGCTGGAGCTCCAGCACCAGAGCAAGAGCTTGAGCAGGCCGGCCCTGCCAAG GTCTCTCACAATAGGAGGAGACAGGCCTCTGGAAAGAAATGACAGCATCAATTCAAACAGT AGCTTCATCAAGCACAACAAAACATTCCACAAACTCTTTCCCGACATCCCGGAGAGCGAAGACTTGCTACATG CCTACATCTGTGCCCTGCAGAGAGAGGTGCCTTACCACGGCCGTCTCTACATCACGGAGAATAATGTGTGTTTTCACTCCTCTGTGCTCCTCAAGGCCACCaag GTGGTGATACCTGTATCTAATGTCCATGTATTGAAGAAGCAGAACACAGCCCTGCTGGTGCCAAACGCCCTGTCCATCCGCACTAGCGTGGGAGAGAAG TATCTGTTTGTGTCTTTGCGGAACCGCGAGGGCTGCTACAAGCTGCTGCGCTCCATCTGCCCCCAGCTGGAGGCCAGCGCCAACAGTAGTCCGCTCTTCTCCTCTGCAGAGAACAGCTTCGATCACAGCAAGCTGGTG aACTCAAGCCAGTCTAGCTTAACCGATGCCTATGAAGAGCTGGATGGAGCAGATTCTGGCCTCCTGCTTCAGCCCCCTCCTACCAGACTTAACAAAG GTACACTGTTGAATGGAAGTCCTCCCACATTGAGGGTTCCTCACCGAGAACAAGATGAAAGTTCTACAGAGGAGTACTCAG gagcGTCATGGGTGTGGAGCGTGACTGACAGGGCCAGATCTGTCCTCATTCAGAGAGAAGCCACCAACCTCAACACACTCCTGCTCATCTACTTAATGCT GGTGGTGCTGCTACTGTTGTCCTCTGGCTACATCGGCCTGCGCATTGTGGCTCTGGAGGAGCAGCTGACCTCTTTAGGAGCTCTGCCTGAATTCACTCTACATAGCGG GTACAAAGACACATAA